One part of the Helicobacter cetorum MIT 99-5656 genome encodes these proteins:
- a CDS encoding outer membrane protein, giving the protein MPPKITDTNSGALTTNDLHKQIAYSDLALLLAYVGRLQDQLNLLDANYVVQLGIDYVFYTLEVSKPVNTARLASVSQQNNSAMPSLMPIITPSTIGSSTTALLYGIGTKIGYKQFFGATKYFGLRYYAFFDYCHANFASQNAMDLFGYGGGIDALCNVFERRRCSFGLFLGVALGGVTYKSSEASRLISIAKSLSHAKVMPSYAQALFDFGLHTNIDKHNSIEMGIKIPIIKGYYFKDYPSGTNLTYKRQYAFYLAYTYNF; this is encoded by the coding sequence GTGCCACCTAAAATTACAGACACAAATTCTGGCGCACTTACCACAAATGATTTGCACAAGCAAATCGCCTATTCAGATTTAGCTTTACTTTTAGCTTATGTGGGGCGTTTGCAAGACCAGCTTAATTTATTGGATGCTAATTATGTTGTACAATTAGGCATTGATTATGTGTTCTATACTCTAGAAGTATCCAAACCAGTTAATACTGCGAGATTAGCCAGCGTGAGCCAACAAAATAACTCTGCGATGCCAAGTTTAATGCCTATCATTACCCCAAGCACCATAGGTTCTTCTACTACAGCCCTTTTATATGGCATAGGCACTAAAATTGGTTACAAGCAATTTTTTGGAGCGACTAAGTATTTTGGTTTGCGTTATTACGCGTTTTTTGATTATTGTCATGCGAATTTTGCAAGTCAAAATGCAATGGATTTGTTTGGTTATGGGGGTGGAATAGATGCTTTATGTAATGTGTTTGAGAGAAGAAGGTGTTCGTTTGGTTTGTTTCTTGGAGTGGCTTTAGGTGGGGTTACTTATAAGAGCAGTGAAGCATCAAGGCTTATTAGCATTGCTAAAAGCCTTTCACATGCAAAAGTGATGCCTAGCTACGCTCAGGCACTTTTTGATTTTGGTTTGCACACCAATATTGACAAGCATAATAGTATAGAAATGGGGATTAAAATTCCTATCATTAAGGGGTATTATTTCAAGGATTATCCTAGTGGCACAAATCTCACTTACAAACGCCAATATGCATTCTACTTAGCTTACACTTATAACTTTTAA
- a CDS encoding menaquinone biosynthesis family protein has protein sequence MISIAHSPDADDIFMYYAIKFGWINCPIKHKSFQNTALDIETLNQEALKNTYDVSAISFGLYPKIANDYALLPTATSFGNGYGPKLVKKKGVRLKKDFRVALSGEHTTNALLFKLYYKHARITYMNFLDIEKAVLEGIVHAGVLIHENILDFHNELEVEKELWDIWKEFIKVDLPLPLGGMAIRRSIPLYRAILIKKALIQAIEVALKHQDLLSDMLIERSLVRVSKEQLQTYLSLYANETSTRLNETQILAIDKLFELGYQHGFYPSLIKTKDCLLTDEYFKYRFS, from the coding sequence TTGATTAGTATCGCTCATAGCCCTGATGCTGATGATATTTTTATGTATTATGCCATTAAGTTTGGCTGGATAAATTGCCCCATTAAACATAAAAGTTTTCAAAATACTGCCCTAGATATTGAAACCTTAAACCAAGAAGCTTTGAAAAACACTTATGATGTGAGTGCGATTAGCTTTGGGCTGTATCCTAAAATTGCTAATGATTATGCCTTGCTCCCTACAGCAACTAGCTTTGGAAATGGCTATGGACCCAAATTAGTGAAAAAAAAGGGCGTGAGATTAAAAAAAGATTTTAGAGTTGCTTTGAGTGGGGAGCATACTACAAACGCCCTATTATTCAAGCTCTATTACAAACACGCCCGCATTACCTATATGAATTTCTTAGACATTGAAAAAGCGGTGCTTGAAGGAATAGTGCATGCAGGGGTGTTAATCCATGAAAATATCTTAGATTTTCATAACGAACTAGAAGTGGAAAAAGAATTATGGGATATTTGGAAAGAATTTATCAAAGTTGATTTGCCCCTGCCTTTAGGGGGCATGGCGATTAGACGCTCTATTCCACTATATCGGGCAATTTTGATTAAAAAGGCTTTGATTCAAGCCATTGAAGTAGCCCTAAAACACCAAGATTTACTCTCTGATATGTTAATAGAGCGTTCTTTAGTTCGGGTAAGTAAGGAGCAATTACAAACCTATCTAAGCTTGTATGCTAATGAGACTTCAACACGCTTGAATGAAACGCAGATTTTAGCCATAGACAAGCTTTTTGAGTTAGGCTATCAACACGGCTTTTATCCTAGCTTAATAAAAACGAAAGATTGCTTACTCACTGATGAATATTTTAAATACCGCTTTTCTTAG
- the ccoO gene encoding cytochrome-c oxidase, cbb3-type subunit II — MFSFLEKNPFFFTLAFLFVFSIAGLVEILPNFFKSARPIEGLRPYSVLEMAGRQIYMKEGCYNCHSQLIRPFQAEVDRYGAYSLSGEYAYDRPFLWGSKRIGPDLHRVGDYRTTDWHEKHMLNPQSVVPHSIMPAYQHLFKKKSDFETAYADALTQKKVFGVPYDTENGVKLGTLEEAKKAYLEEAKKITTDMKDKRVLEAIQRGEVPEIVALIAYLNSLGNSRINTK, encoded by the coding sequence ATGTTTAGTTTTTTAGAAAAAAATCCATTCTTCTTTACTTTGGCGTTTTTATTTGTGTTTTCTATTGCTGGATTAGTTGAGATTTTGCCTAATTTCTTTAAATCCGCTCGCCCCATTGAAGGCTTGCGTCCTTATAGTGTTTTAGAGATGGCTGGAAGACAAATCTATATGAAAGAGGGTTGTTATAATTGCCACTCGCAACTTATTCGCCCTTTTCAAGCTGAAGTGGATAGATATGGTGCGTATAGTTTGAGTGGGGAGTATGCCTATGACAGACCTTTCTTATGGGGTTCAAAAAGAATTGGCCCTGATTTGCATAGGGTAGGGGATTATCGCACCACTGATTGGCATGAAAAACATATGCTTAACCCACAAAGCGTTGTACCTCATAGTATTATGCCAGCCTATCAACACTTGTTTAAGAAAAAAAGTGATTTTGAAACCGCTTATGCTGACGCTTTAACCCAAAAGAAAGTTTTTGGTGTGCCTTATGACACAGAAAATGGCGTGAAACTAGGCACTTTAGAAGAGGCTAAAAAAGCGTATTTAGAAGAAGCTAAGAAAATCACAACAGACATGAAGGATAAGCGAGTGTTAGAAGCGATTCAAAGGGGCGAAGTGCCAGAAATTGTAGCCTTGATTGCTTATTTAAATAGCTTGGGTAACTCTAGGATTAATACGAAGTAA
- a CDS encoding PDC sensor domain-containing protein, with the protein MLSRDIIQYSKIRTELYAYLTYLFTHNLRNHLPEITLDYLIKQISKMNAEIKMSKSFFVLDSKGMLVLMPSHFKKQGRKEGLLEHDLLEGIELEPNASFSDKYYFYQAVNEKRCILTDPYPSRKGNHLIVSASYPVYDQNNELMFVVCLQIPLRVAIAISSPSKYFKAFSEGSMVMYFMISVMLTLVSLLLFVKCISSFATAIVNFSSFDIKEVFHPIVLLTLALATFDLVKAIFEEEVLGKNSGDNHHAIHRTMIRFLGSIIIALAIEALMLVFKFSVSEPDKITYAVYLAIGVAVLLISLAIYVKFAYSVLPKRER; encoded by the coding sequence ATGTTAAGTAGAGATATTATCCAGTATTCTAAGATTCGCACTGAGCTATATGCCTACCTTACCTATTTGTTTACGCACAATCTTCGTAACCACCTTCCAGAAATCACTTTGGATTACTTAATCAAGCAAATCAGCAAGATGAATGCTGAAATCAAAATGTCAAAGAGCTTTTTTGTTTTAGATTCTAAGGGCATGTTAGTGCTTATGCCGAGCCATTTTAAAAAGCAAGGGCGTAAGGAAGGGTTGCTAGAGCATGATTTGCTAGAAGGCATTGAATTAGAGCCTAATGCTAGTTTTAGCGATAAATATTATTTTTATCAAGCCGTGAATGAGAAGCGCTGCATACTAACTGACCCCTATCCTTCTAGAAAGGGAAATCATTTGATTGTGAGTGCGTCTTATCCGGTGTATGACCAAAATAATGAGTTAATGTTTGTAGTGTGTTTGCAAATTCCTCTAAGAGTAGCGATTGCCATTAGTTCGCCTTCAAAATATTTCAAAGCCTTTAGTGAGGGAAGCATGGTCATGTATTTTATGATTTCTGTCATGCTCACTTTAGTGTCGTTACTCTTATTTGTGAAATGTATTTCTAGCTTTGCAACAGCGATTGTTAATTTTAGCAGTTTTGATATTAAAGAAGTCTTCCACCCCATTGTGCTTTTAACCTTAGCCTTAGCTACCTTTGACTTGGTGAAAGCGATTTTTGAAGAAGAAGTATTGGGCAAGAATAGTGGGGATAACCACCACGCTATCCATCGCACCATGATTAGGTTTTTAGGCTCTATCATTATCGCACTAGCGATTGAAGCTCTCATGCTTGTGTTTAAATTCAGTGTGAGTGAACCTGATAAAATCACTTATGCGGTGTATTTAGCCATAGGCGTGGCGGTGCTTTTAATTAGTTTAGCTATTTATGTTAAATTCGCTTATAGTGTGTTGCCTAAACGAGAACGCTAA
- the ccoP gene encoding cytochrome-c oxidase, cbb3-type subunit III: protein MDFLNDHINVFGLIAALVILVLTIYESSSLIKEMRDSKSQGELVDNGHLFDGIGEFANNIPVGWVVSFMCLIVYAFWYLFFGYPLNSFSQIGQYNEEVKAHNQKFEAKWKNLGQKELVDMGQGIFLVHCSQCHGVTAEGLHGNAQNLVRWGKEEGIMDTIKHGSKGMNYLAGEMPAMELEEKDAKAIASYVMAEISSVKKTKNPQLIDKGKELFESMGCAGCHGNDGKGLQDNQVFAANLTTYGTESFLRNVLTQGKKGHIGHMPSFKYKNFSDLQVKALAEFIQSLQPLED, encoded by the coding sequence ATGGATTTTTTAAACGACCATATAAATGTTTTTGGCTTAATTGCAGCACTTGTGATTTTAGTGCTAACCATCTATGAATCTAGCTCGCTCATCAAAGAAATGCGTGATAGCAAATCTCAAGGCGAACTAGTGGATAATGGGCATTTATTTGATGGGATAGGAGAATTTGCTAACAATATTCCTGTAGGTTGGGTTGTTAGCTTTATGTGTTTGATTGTATATGCTTTTTGGTATTTATTTTTTGGATATCCACTCAATAGTTTTTCTCAAATTGGGCAATATAATGAAGAGGTCAAAGCCCACAATCAAAAATTTGAAGCAAAATGGAAGAATTTGGGGCAAAAGGAATTAGTGGATATGGGTCAAGGCATCTTTTTAGTCCATTGTTCACAATGCCATGGCGTAACGGCTGAAGGCTTGCATGGAAACGCCCAAAACTTAGTGCGATGGGGTAAAGAAGAAGGCATTATGGATACTATCAAGCATGGTTCTAAGGGCATGAATTATCTCGCTGGTGAAATGCCTGCTATGGAGTTAGAAGAAAAAGACGCTAAAGCGATTGCAAGTTATGTTATGGCAGAAATTTCTAGTGTCAAAAAGACCAAAAATCCCCAGCTTATTGATAAGGGTAAGGAATTGTTTGAGAGCATGGGTTGTGCAGGTTGTCATGGAAATGATGGCAAGGGCTTGCAAGATAACCAAGTTTTTGCAGCAAACTTGACTACTTATGGCACAGAGAGTTTTTTACGAAATGTGCTTACACAGGGTAAAAAAGGTCATATAGGGCATATGCCATCATTTAAGTATAAAAACTTTAGCGATTTACAAGTTAAGGCATTAGCGGAATTTATCCAATCGTTACAGCCTTTAGAAGACTAA
- a CDS encoding AMIN domain-containing protein, whose translation MISFVMTCCVLLARDNPFEPEITSKNMQGGFSGTYDDYFKEISVDLPTSARILKQITLTYQDIDGSIHSQVVDIDKGIDWHYPLKLSQYTFNQTKIEKRYQIQDFDFSITNNTMILRSPYKVLRSFVLVKPYRIVLDVQKGASDIYKNLSLKQKFFSQIRVGTHNNYYRITLVLDGKYNYALKEKDGAYELQLK comes from the coding sequence ATGATAAGTTTTGTTATGACTTGTTGTGTGTTATTAGCTAGAGACAATCCTTTTGAGCCTGAAATAACTTCCAAAAATATGCAAGGGGGTTTTAGTGGGACTTATGATGATTACTTTAAAGAAATCAGTGTAGATTTGCCCACAAGTGCTAGGATTTTAAAACAAATCACGCTTACCTATCAAGATATTGATGGTTCCATCCATTCTCAAGTGGTGGATATTGATAAAGGAATTGATTGGCATTACCCTTTAAAACTCTCTCAATACACCTTTAATCAAACTAAAATTGAAAAACGCTATCAAATTCAAGATTTTGATTTTTCAATTACAAACAACACTATGATTTTACGCTCCCCTTATAAAGTCTTACGCTCTTTTGTGCTGGTTAAACCCTATAGAATTGTTCTGGATGTCCAAAAAGGCGCTTCAGACATCTATAAAAATTTGAGTTTGAAACAGAAATTTTTTTCTCAAATTAGAGTTGGAACGCATAATAATTATTATCGTATCACGCTCGTTTTAGATGGAAAATACAACTACGCCTTAAAAGAAAAAGATGGGGCGTATGAATTGCAATTGAAATAG
- a CDS encoding glycosyltransferase family 8 protein, which translates to MSVVIPIVVAFDDNYCIPAGVSLYSMLEHAKKERDNQKLFYKIHCLVDHLSVENTEKLQQTIACFSHFSSIEFLDISAHQSSCVASIEPSVTDKINQAFSQLNIYAKTRFSKMVVCRLFLASLFSPYEKILMFDVDTLFLNDISESFFIPIEEYYFGATKDFSSPKSLKHFHNIREKTPRATFSLYEHYLAKEDLQIILEHNYNVGFLIVNLKLWRVDNLEKRLMDLVYQKGQSVFCPEQDILTLASYKKVLVLPYIYNTHPYMIHNQSFIPNQQEIVMLHFYFDRKPWILPTSPCSKEWHDTLLNTPFCAEYSMRFLKQVTEALSLKNKQQSFEFLLPILNVKTLIEYIFFGFNKLLARLKNKLTKTYN; encoded by the coding sequence GAGTTTATATTCCATGCTAGAGCATGCCAAAAAAGAAAGAGATAATCAAAAGCTTTTTTATAAAATCCATTGCTTAGTGGATCATTTGAGCGTAGAAAATACAGAGAAACTACAACAAACCATAGCTTGTTTTAGCCATTTTTCTAGCATAGAATTTTTAGATATTTCAGCTCATCAATCTTCTTGTGTTGCATCAATAGAGCCTTCTGTGACTGATAAAATCAATCAAGCTTTCTCACAGCTCAATATTTATGCTAAAACCCGCTTTTCTAAAATGGTTGTGTGCCGCTTGTTTTTGGCTTCACTCTTTTCCCCATACGAAAAAATCCTAATGTTTGATGTAGACACTTTGTTTTTAAATGATATAAGCGAAAGCTTTTTTATCCCCATAGAAGAATATTATTTTGGAGCCACTAAGGATTTTTCTTCCCCAAAGAGTCTCAAACATTTTCACAATATAAGAGAAAAAACCCCACGCGCTACCTTTTCTCTCTATGAGCATTACCTTGCCAAAGAAGATTTGCAAATCATTTTAGAGCATAATTACAATGTTGGATTTTTAATCGTTAATTTGAAACTATGGCGTGTTGATAATTTGGAAAAACGATTAATGGACTTAGTTTATCAAAAGGGGCAAAGTGTGTTCTGCCCCGAACAAGATATCTTAACTCTTGCGAGCTATAAAAAAGTCTTGGTATTACCCTACATCTATAATACCCACCCCTATATGATTCATAATCAATCCTTTATCCCCAACCAACAAGAGATAGTGATGTTACATTTTTATTTTGACAGAAAGCCTTGGATTTTGCCCACATCTCCATGCTCTAAAGAGTGGCATGACACTCTTTTAAACACGCCTTTTTGTGCTGAATATTCCATGCGATTTCTCAAACAAGTCACCGAAGCGCTAAGTCTTAAAAATAAGCAACAATCCTTTGAATTTCTTTTGCCCATACTAAATGTAAAAACTCTCATAGAATACATCTTTTTTGGATTTAATAAACTCCTAGCACGCCTAAAAAACAAGCTTACCAAAACCTATAACTAA
- a CDS encoding shikimate kinase, whose translation MEHLVLIGFMGSGKSSLAQELGLILKLEVLDTDMLISERVGLNIKEIFEKFGEDNFRMLERNLIDELKSLKTPHIISTGGGIIMHDNFKGLGTTFYLKIDFESLIKRLSAHERNKRPLLKNLTQAKELFESRQGLYEENASFIINARCGLKNSLEQVLQLYKLV comes from the coding sequence ATGGAACATCTTGTATTAATTGGCTTTATGGGAAGCGGTAAAAGCTCGTTAGCTCAAGAATTAGGGCTTATCTTGAAACTAGAAGTGCTAGATACAGACATGCTTATTAGCGAAAGAGTGGGTCTAAATATCAAAGAAATTTTTGAAAAATTTGGCGAAGATAATTTTAGAATGCTTGAAAGAAATTTAATTGATGAGCTTAAGAGCCTTAAAACCCCCCATATTATTTCTACCGGTGGGGGAATTATTATGCATGATAATTTTAAGGGCTTAGGCACAACTTTTTATTTAAAAATTGATTTTGAGTCTCTTATAAAGCGTTTGAGTGCACATGAGAGAAACAAACGCCCCCTTTTAAAAAATCTCACCCAAGCGAAAGAGCTTTTTGAAAGCCGACAAGGTCTTTATGAAGAAAACGCTTCATTTATCATTAATGCTAGATGCGGTTTAAAAAACTCTTTAGAACAAGTGCTACAATTATACAAACTTGTTTGA
- the eno gene encoding phosphopyruvate hydratase, with protein MISIKDISALEVMDSRGNPTIQATITLSDNTKASAIVPSGASTGKREALELRDNDKTRFLGKGVLKACENVNRVIKDNLVGLDAFNQALVDKVLKELDNTPNYSNLGANATLGVSMALARASAKSLNMPLYRYLGGANALTLPVPMLNIINGGTHANNSIDFQEYMIMPLGFESFKEALRASAEVYQVLKKLLDEKNQLTSVGDEGGFAPNFKNNVEPLEVISQAIEKAGYKLGEEIALALDVASSELVDEKGHYHLKGEDRVLNVHELVAYYEELVSKYPIVSIEDGLSEDDWKGWEFLSKELGHKIQLVGDDLFVTNASILKKGIEKNIANAILIKPNQIGTISETLETIRLAKLHAYKCVMSHRSGESEDSFIADFAVALNTGEIKTGSTARSERIAKYNRLLEIEHELKEGIYLGKELFKNG; from the coding sequence GTGATAAGCATTAAAGATATTTCTGCTTTGGAAGTTATGGATAGTAGGGGTAATCCTACCATTCAAGCAACCATTACACTAAGTGATAATACCAAAGCCAGTGCGATTGTGCCTAGTGGGGCAAGCACAGGTAAAAGAGAGGCTTTGGAATTAAGAGATAATGATAAAACACGCTTTTTAGGTAAAGGCGTGTTAAAGGCATGTGAAAATGTCAATCGTGTGATTAAAGATAATTTAGTAGGGCTTGATGCGTTTAATCAAGCTTTAGTAGATAAGGTTTTAAAAGAATTAGACAACACGCCTAATTATTCTAACTTAGGGGCGAACGCCACTTTGGGCGTTTCTATGGCATTAGCAAGGGCTAGTGCGAAGTCTTTAAACATGCCTTTGTATCGCTATTTAGGGGGGGCTAACGCTTTAACTTTGCCTGTGCCTATGCTTAATATCATTAATGGCGGAACGCATGCAAATAATTCTATAGACTTTCAAGAATACATGATTATGCCTTTAGGTTTTGAGAGTTTTAAAGAAGCTTTAAGGGCAAGTGCAGAAGTTTATCAGGTGCTTAAAAAACTCCTAGATGAGAAAAATCAGCTTACAAGCGTGGGCGATGAAGGGGGCTTTGCACCTAATTTTAAAAATAATGTAGAACCTTTAGAAGTTATTTCTCAAGCCATTGAAAAAGCCGGTTACAAACTAGGTGAAGAGATAGCGCTTGCTTTAGATGTGGCTAGTAGTGAATTGGTAGATGAAAAAGGTCATTATCATTTAAAGGGCGAAGATAGAGTTTTAAATGTGCATGAACTAGTCGCCTACTATGAAGAATTAGTTTCAAAATACCCGATTGTGTCTATTGAAGATGGTTTGAGTGAAGATGATTGGAAAGGGTGGGAATTTTTAAGTAAAGAGCTAGGGCATAAAATCCAGCTAGTGGGCGATGATTTGTTTGTAACTAATGCGAGTATCTTAAAAAAAGGCATTGAAAAAAATATTGCGAATGCGATTTTGATTAAGCCTAATCAAATTGGCACCATTAGCGAGACTTTAGAAACGATTAGATTAGCTAAATTGCATGCATATAAATGCGTGATGAGCCATAGGAGTGGGGAGAGTGAAGATAGCTTTATTGCTGATTTTGCTGTGGCATTAAATACCGGAGAAATTAAAACCGGCTCAACTGCAAGAAGTGAAAGAATCGCTAAATACAACCGCCTTTTAGAAATTGAGCATGAACTAAAAGAAGGCATTTATTTGGGTAAAGAGCTGTTTAAAAATGGTTGA
- a CDS encoding cytochrome c oxidase, cbb3-type, CcoQ subunit — MDLESVRAFAYVFFTILFTLFLYAYIFSMYRKQKKGVVDYERYGYLVLNDALEDELIEPRHKRVYGNSTKES; from the coding sequence ATGGATTTAGAAAGTGTGAGAGCCTTTGCTTATGTGTTTTTTACCATCCTTTTTACGCTCTTTCTTTACGCTTATATTTTTAGCATGTATAGGAAGCAAAAAAAGGGTGTAGTGGATTATGAGCGGTACGGATACTTGGTGTTGAATGATGCCTTAGAAGATGAGTTAATTGAACCACGCCATAAGAGAGTTTATGGTAATAGCACAAAGGAAAGTTGA
- the recA gene encoding recombinase RecA, with protein MAIDEDKQKAISLAIKQIDKVFGKGALVRLGDKQVEKIDAISTGSLGLDLALGIGGIPKGRIIEVYGPESSGKTTLSLHIIAECQKNGGVCAFIDAEHALDVHYAKRLGVDIENLLVSQPDTGEQALEILETITRSGAIDLVVVDSVAALTPKAEIDGDMGDQHVGLQARLMSHALRKITGVLHKMNTTLIFINQIRMKIGMMGYGSPETTTGGNALKFYASVRIDIRRIAALKQNEQHIGNRAKAKVVKNKVAPPFREAEFDIMFGEGISKEGEIIDYGVKLDIVDKSGAWLSYQDKKLGQGRENAKALLKEDKVLANEIILKIKESIGTTEEIMPLPDEPLDEME; from the coding sequence ATGGCGATAGATGAAGACAAACAAAAAGCGATTTCTTTAGCGATTAAACAAATTGATAAGGTTTTTGGTAAGGGGGCGTTGGTAAGATTAGGCGATAAGCAAGTAGAAAAGATTGATGCCATTTCTACCGGCTCATTAGGATTAGATTTAGCTTTAGGGATTGGGGGAATTCCGAAGGGTAGAATTATTGAAGTGTATGGGCCAGAATCAAGCGGAAAGACCACTTTGAGCTTACACATCATTGCAGAGTGCCAAAAAAATGGGGGCGTGTGCGCGTTTATTGATGCTGAGCATGCCCTAGATGTGCATTATGCGAAGAGACTTGGCGTAGATATTGAAAATTTGCTAGTCTCTCAGCCAGATACAGGCGAGCAAGCCCTAGAAATTTTAGAGACTATCACTAGAAGTGGGGCGATTGATTTGGTGGTAGTGGATTCTGTAGCCGCACTCACGCCTAAAGCAGAGATTGATGGGGATATGGGAGACCAGCATGTGGGCTTACAAGCAAGGCTTATGAGTCATGCATTAAGAAAAATCACCGGCGTGTTACACAAAATGAATACCACACTAATTTTTATCAATCAAATTAGAATGAAAATTGGCATGATGGGTTATGGAAGTCCAGAGACTACAACAGGGGGGAATGCCTTAAAATTTTATGCGAGCGTGAGAATTGATATTAGAAGAATTGCCGCTCTTAAACAAAACGAACAGCATATCGGTAATAGAGCGAAAGCCAAAGTGGTAAAAAATAAAGTCGCTCCGCCTTTTAGAGAAGCGGAATTTGACATTATGTTTGGGGAAGGGATTTCTAAAGAAGGCGAAATTATTGATTATGGCGTGAAACTAGATATTGTGGATAAGAGTGGGGCATGGCTAAGTTATCAAGATAAAAAGCTAGGGCAGGGTAGAGAAAATGCTAAGGCTTTATTGAAAGAAGATAAAGTCCTAGCGAATGAAATCATTCTTAAGATTAAAGAGAGTATTGGCACTACTGAAGAGATTATGCCCTTACCTGATGAACCTTTAGATGAAATGGAATAA
- a CDS encoding DUF4006 family protein, which translates to MKFLNGLAGNLLIVVVLLCVVVFFACKAISIQKEQATNYYRYKDISTLEMKNAQNHDNYELVNQGSQQ; encoded by the coding sequence ATGAAATTTTTGAACGGACTAGCAGGAAATTTACTCATTGTGGTAGTTTTATTATGCGTGGTGGTCTTTTTTGCTTGCAAAGCTATTAGCATTCAAAAAGAGCAAGCCACGAATTATTACCGCTACAAGGATATAAGCACTTTAGAGATGAAAAACGCTCAAAACCACGATAATTATGAATTAGTCAATCAAGGGAGTCAACAATGA